CCGCAAACCGCAGCGGCCCGGCAATGCCGGCGGGCGACAAAGATTGTCCGCCCGCCTTACCGGTTATCGGCCTAGTTGCTATGCCGGCCCACGCTAAAAAGCGGAGACAGCTGTCCCCGCATTTGCAACACTGCCAAACGTGTTACATACAGTCCAACAATTTAACGGATTCTTGCCCGACATATATCTTCAGTGTAATCCCGCCATACCGTTTGAAACCGTTTACTCCCTAGCTCAATATGCCCATGTGCCGAGTACACTCGGCGCAAAATGTTCTGTCGGTTTTCCTTGGTGGAGAAATTGCACATTTCCGCTAGGACCTGCATGATTTGAAACGACATTTCACTAAGACCGGTAATGTCCTTCGACTTATGCACCACTTCGCCCAGATTAACCTGGCAGGTCGACCATAAGCCGCCATTATTGACTGCTTGAATTAACATGGCTATCTCGACTCCATAGTTAACAGGGATCTTCATCCGCAGAAGGTCTTCCCGATAAATTGCCACCGTTCCTGCTAGCGGTTGAATATAACCTGACAGTTCAGGAAGAAACATATTTATCCAAGGCCGAGCCAACAATTCGGTTACCCTGCCACCTCCAAGTTCAAGGCCGCTTGCTTCAATCCTGACCGGTCGCGCGAAGTAACCTTTAGCGAAACGGATACTGGCATTGGTCAGCAGCGGCCCGAATAACCCGTAAAAAAACCGCGGCGTTATGCTCTCGATATCAGTATCAACCCAAGCCATAATGTCTGCCTCGGTAACAAAGGCGCTTTTAAACATTGCCTCCCCTTTTCCCGCATACGCCCCTAACTCAGGTGCTATCTCCGCGTGTTGAAATACCGGGATGCCAAATGACCGGCCGATTTCCACCGTGGCATCCGTCGAAGCGGAGTCAATCAGAATAACATCATCAATAATTCC
This sequence is a window from Sporolituus thermophilus DSM 23256. Protein-coding genes within it:
- a CDS encoding glucosyl-3-phosphoglycerate synthase — protein: MKDDSVRTVWPLVSQPTSGTPVIIKAFDEIDDLEEHRDRIVVVTDGWRHGPVAAILRGGLSARAVLEVLANSGQRDVKIFHIEEKISQLEDIFLSSVVTPAHTLFDSVTINWRRDPSIYELVKNIGGEYEMLFFGAPLATSEIVPFYRHIKEVYHGSVTIVRAPMVDFDFDEGDEIYRWVRERTFESSDFSLPAVLSNYKKKLGVKVAVILPSLNEEKTVGNVIKTALEVKALGIIDDVILIDSASTDATVEIGRSFGIPVFQHAEIAPELGAYAGKGEAMFKSAFVTEADIMAWVDTDIESITPRFFYGLFGPLLTNASIRFAKGYFARPVRIEASGLELGGGRVTELLARPWINMFLPELSGYIQPLAGTVAIYREDLLRMKIPVNYGVEIAMLIQAVNNGGLWSTCQVNLGEVVHKSKDITGLSEMSFQIMQVLAEMCNFSTKENRQNILRRVYSAHGHIELGSKRFQTVWRDYTEDICRARIR